One segment of Zonotrichia albicollis isolate bZonAlb1 chromosome 4, bZonAlb1.hap1, whole genome shotgun sequence DNA contains the following:
- the IRAK4 gene encoding interleukin-1 receptor-associated kinase 4 isoform X3 — protein MGKSPTCELLYDWGTTNCTVADLVDLLIRNQFLAPASLLLPEAVRMPQEVTLPLSSQETLPIHEKQLPVQEKKVTSVKPALAQSTEKQHSDSSYSSEEKSSSQSSNTDFQNFLFHDLESITNNFDVRPESAGGNKLGEGGFGIVFKGYINGKNVAVKKLIAMVDVSVQDLKQQFEQEINIMAKCQHENLVELLGFSSDGAQPCLVYEYMPNGSLLDRLACLDETPPIPWNMRCKIVQGTANGINFLHENNHIHRDIKSANILLTDTYVPKISDFGLARASVTFTQTIMTERIVGTAAYMAPEALRGEITPKSDIFSFGVVLLEIITGLPPVDENREPQLLLSIKDEIEDEEATIEDYVDEKMSDWDVPSIHKMYSIADRCLNDKKTRRPDIKMVQQQLQEIKT, from the exons ATGGGAAAGAGCCCCACATGTGAATTACTTTATGACTGGGGAACCACAAACTGTACAGTTGCTGATCTTGTGGATCTGCTGATCAGGAATCAGTTCCTAGCACCAGCAAGCCTTTTGCTTCCAG aaGCTGTAAGGATGCCACAGGAAGTTACATTACCTCTTTCTTCACAGGAAACCTTGCCTATACATGAGAAACAGTTACCTGTACAAGAAAAAAAGGTGACATCTGTAAAGCCTGCTTTAGCTCAGAGTACTGAGAAGCAGCATTCAGATTCTTCCTACTCAAGTGAAGAAAAAAGCAGCTCACAGTCCAGTAACACAG ATTTCCAGAATTTTTTGTTTCATGACTTGGAAAGCATTACAAATAATTTTGATGTGCGACCAGAATCAGCTGGAGGTAATAAACTGGGAGAAGGTGGCTTTGGCATTGTGTTCAAAGGCTACATCAATGGCAAAAACGTGGCTGTGAAGAAGCTCATTGCT ATGGTCGATGTTAGTGTTCAGGACTTAAAACAGCAGTTTGAGCAAGAAATAAACATAATGGCAAA gTGTCAGCATGAAAATTTAGTAGAATTGCTTGGTTTCTCAAGTGATGGTGCTCAGCCATGTCTGGTGTATGAATACATGCCCAACGGTTCATTGCTTGACAGACTTGCTTGTCTG GATGAAACTCCACCAATTCCTTGGAATATGAGGTGTAAAATTGTTCAAGGTACAGCAAATGGCATCAACTTTTTGCATGAAAATAATCACATTCACAGAGATATTAAAAG TGCAAATATCTTATTAACTGATACATACGTACCCAAAATTTCTGACTTTGGCCTTGCAAGAGCATCTGTAACATTCACACAGACAATCATGACTGAAAGAATTGTTGGAACAGCAGCCTATATGGCCCCTGAAGCTCTGCGAGGAGAGATAACCCCTAAATCTGATATCTTCAGTTTTGGAGTA gTCTTACTAGAAATAATAACGGGTCTTCCTCCAGTGGATGAAAACAGGGAGCCACAGTTGCTG TTAAGTATAAAAGATGAAATTGAGGATGAGGAAGCAACTATTGAGGATTATGTTGATGAAAAGATGAGTGACTGGGATGTACCTTCAATTCATAAAATGTATTCAATTGCTGATCGGTGTCTGAATGACAAAAAAACCAGAAGGCCAGACATTAAGATG GTCCAACAGCAGCTGCAAGAGATAAAAACTTGA
- the IRAK4 gene encoding interleukin-1 receptor-associated kinase 4 isoform X1 yields MGEPVTDSTRVRCLSYGVVRRLAELIDPQEGWKKLAVDITNPSGESRYSQVHIRKFEAFVQMGKSPTCELLYDWGTTNCTVADLVDLLIRNQFLAPASLLLPEAVRMPQEVTLPLSSQETLPIHEKQLPVQEKKVTSVKPALAQSTEKQHSDSSYSSEEKSSSQSSNTDFQNFLFHDLESITNNFDVRPESAGGNKLGEGGFGIVFKGYINGKNVAVKKLIAMVDVSVQDLKQQFEQEINIMAKCQHENLVELLGFSSDGAQPCLVYEYMPNGSLLDRLACLDETPPIPWNMRCKIVQGTANGINFLHENNHIHRDIKSANILLTDTYVPKISDFGLARASVTFTQTIMTERIVGTAAYMAPEALRGEITPKSDIFSFGVVLLEIITGLPPVDENREPQLLLSIKDEIEDEEATIEDYVDEKMSDWDVPSIHKMYSIADRCLNDKKTRRPDIKMVQQQLQEIKT; encoded by the exons ATGGGCGAGCCCGTGACGGATTCCACGCGCGTCCGCTGCTTGAGCTACGGGGTCGTGCGGCGGCTGGCGGAGCTCATCGACCCGCAGGAAGGGTGGAAGAAACTTGCAGTGGATATAACCAACCCGTCCGGGGAAAGCAGATACAGCCAAGTGCACATAAG GAAATTTGAGGCATTTGTACAAATGGGAAAGAGCCCCACATGTGAATTACTTTATGACTGGGGAACCACAAACTGTACAGTTGCTGATCTTGTGGATCTGCTGATCAGGAATCAGTTCCTAGCACCAGCAAGCCTTTTGCTTCCAG aaGCTGTAAGGATGCCACAGGAAGTTACATTACCTCTTTCTTCACAGGAAACCTTGCCTATACATGAGAAACAGTTACCTGTACAAGAAAAAAAGGTGACATCTGTAAAGCCTGCTTTAGCTCAGAGTACTGAGAAGCAGCATTCAGATTCTTCCTACTCAAGTGAAGAAAAAAGCAGCTCACAGTCCAGTAACACAG ATTTCCAGAATTTTTTGTTTCATGACTTGGAAAGCATTACAAATAATTTTGATGTGCGACCAGAATCAGCTGGAGGTAATAAACTGGGAGAAGGTGGCTTTGGCATTGTGTTCAAAGGCTACATCAATGGCAAAAACGTGGCTGTGAAGAAGCTCATTGCT ATGGTCGATGTTAGTGTTCAGGACTTAAAACAGCAGTTTGAGCAAGAAATAAACATAATGGCAAA gTGTCAGCATGAAAATTTAGTAGAATTGCTTGGTTTCTCAAGTGATGGTGCTCAGCCATGTCTGGTGTATGAATACATGCCCAACGGTTCATTGCTTGACAGACTTGCTTGTCTG GATGAAACTCCACCAATTCCTTGGAATATGAGGTGTAAAATTGTTCAAGGTACAGCAAATGGCATCAACTTTTTGCATGAAAATAATCACATTCACAGAGATATTAAAAG TGCAAATATCTTATTAACTGATACATACGTACCCAAAATTTCTGACTTTGGCCTTGCAAGAGCATCTGTAACATTCACACAGACAATCATGACTGAAAGAATTGTTGGAACAGCAGCCTATATGGCCCCTGAAGCTCTGCGAGGAGAGATAACCCCTAAATCTGATATCTTCAGTTTTGGAGTA gTCTTACTAGAAATAATAACGGGTCTTCCTCCAGTGGATGAAAACAGGGAGCCACAGTTGCTG TTAAGTATAAAAGATGAAATTGAGGATGAGGAAGCAACTATTGAGGATTATGTTGATGAAAAGATGAGTGACTGGGATGTACCTTCAATTCATAAAATGTATTCAATTGCTGATCGGTGTCTGAATGACAAAAAAACCAGAAGGCCAGACATTAAGATG GTCCAACAGCAGCTGCAAGAGATAAAAACTTGA
- the IRAK4 gene encoding interleukin-1 receptor-associated kinase 4 isoform X2 → MLDLIFFLMPISKYSKKFEAFVQMGKSPTCELLYDWGTTNCTVADLVDLLIRNQFLAPASLLLPEAVRMPQEVTLPLSSQETLPIHEKQLPVQEKKVTSVKPALAQSTEKQHSDSSYSSEEKSSSQSSNTDFQNFLFHDLESITNNFDVRPESAGGNKLGEGGFGIVFKGYINGKNVAVKKLIAMVDVSVQDLKQQFEQEINIMAKCQHENLVELLGFSSDGAQPCLVYEYMPNGSLLDRLACLDETPPIPWNMRCKIVQGTANGINFLHENNHIHRDIKSANILLTDTYVPKISDFGLARASVTFTQTIMTERIVGTAAYMAPEALRGEITPKSDIFSFGVVLLEIITGLPPVDENREPQLLLSIKDEIEDEEATIEDYVDEKMSDWDVPSIHKMYSIADRCLNDKKTRRPDIKMVQQQLQEIKT, encoded by the exons ATGCTGGATCTCATTTTCTTCTTAATGCCCATCTCAAAATATTCAAA GAAATTTGAGGCATTTGTACAAATGGGAAAGAGCCCCACATGTGAATTACTTTATGACTGGGGAACCACAAACTGTACAGTTGCTGATCTTGTGGATCTGCTGATCAGGAATCAGTTCCTAGCACCAGCAAGCCTTTTGCTTCCAG aaGCTGTAAGGATGCCACAGGAAGTTACATTACCTCTTTCTTCACAGGAAACCTTGCCTATACATGAGAAACAGTTACCTGTACAAGAAAAAAAGGTGACATCTGTAAAGCCTGCTTTAGCTCAGAGTACTGAGAAGCAGCATTCAGATTCTTCCTACTCAAGTGAAGAAAAAAGCAGCTCACAGTCCAGTAACACAG ATTTCCAGAATTTTTTGTTTCATGACTTGGAAAGCATTACAAATAATTTTGATGTGCGACCAGAATCAGCTGGAGGTAATAAACTGGGAGAAGGTGGCTTTGGCATTGTGTTCAAAGGCTACATCAATGGCAAAAACGTGGCTGTGAAGAAGCTCATTGCT ATGGTCGATGTTAGTGTTCAGGACTTAAAACAGCAGTTTGAGCAAGAAATAAACATAATGGCAAA gTGTCAGCATGAAAATTTAGTAGAATTGCTTGGTTTCTCAAGTGATGGTGCTCAGCCATGTCTGGTGTATGAATACATGCCCAACGGTTCATTGCTTGACAGACTTGCTTGTCTG GATGAAACTCCACCAATTCCTTGGAATATGAGGTGTAAAATTGTTCAAGGTACAGCAAATGGCATCAACTTTTTGCATGAAAATAATCACATTCACAGAGATATTAAAAG TGCAAATATCTTATTAACTGATACATACGTACCCAAAATTTCTGACTTTGGCCTTGCAAGAGCATCTGTAACATTCACACAGACAATCATGACTGAAAGAATTGTTGGAACAGCAGCCTATATGGCCCCTGAAGCTCTGCGAGGAGAGATAACCCCTAAATCTGATATCTTCAGTTTTGGAGTA gTCTTACTAGAAATAATAACGGGTCTTCCTCCAGTGGATGAAAACAGGGAGCCACAGTTGCTG TTAAGTATAAAAGATGAAATTGAGGATGAGGAAGCAACTATTGAGGATTATGTTGATGAAAAGATGAGTGACTGGGATGTACCTTCAATTCATAAAATGTATTCAATTGCTGATCGGTGTCTGAATGACAAAAAAACCAGAAGGCCAGACATTAAGATG GTCCAACAGCAGCTGCAAGAGATAAAAACTTGA